A single genomic interval of Coccidioides posadasii str. Silveira chromosome 1, complete sequence harbors:
- the CSN12 gene encoding COP9 signalosome (CSN) subunit (BUSCO:133954at4751~EggNog:ENOG410PG8H~COG:D~BUSCO:5594at33183) produces the protein MTTLFAKFKDAQFSGSGSALADVITPIDTPADPDRLYSFYHFTNSTNATLDIRYALLDDRSTGTKLPKLEANAWTDIFVAFWKTAGELVKFEENPNKASWNRVFVCWKEVASLVIKGYSSCGFQAWTLPCLYVTGRYLRIFAIKADAQTEANPEASKSDFQEDVVSDVHKHKNLEEASRIINRMFTLCLHDRAPIEESRKWGVYNTVNLSFKTYFKLGTVSSCKSLLHAMDASQADMPPLTAFPKSHIVTFKYYLGVIFFLEEAYKEAEEHLTYAWNLCHKDAVKNKEFILTYLIPCHLVTTHTLPSKRLLAPFPRLEALFRPLCECIRKGDLPGFDAAIAAGGDAFTKRMIYLPLERGRDIAVRNLFRKVFIAGGFDPPTPGMPPIRRTRVPVIEFVAAIRLRTHSVGSLSKDDAKESEGEEKLTPNKLRAEIDQVECYLSNLIYKNLMKGYIARDRGIIVLSKGGIAFPGTGV, from the exons ATGACGACACTATTTGCAAAGTTCAAAGACGCCCAATTCAGTGGCTCGGGTTCAGCGTTGGCCGATGTGATTACGCCTATTGATACCCCCGCTGACCCTGATCGactgtactctttctacCACTTTACCAATTCCACAAATGCTACTTTAGACATCCGATATGCCCTTCTTGATGATCGGTCCACAGGCACAAAGCTCCCTAAACTTGAAGCAAATGCCTGGACCGATATATTTGTGGCCTTTTGGAAGACAGCCGGAGAGCTTGTGAAATTCGAAGAAAATCCCAACAAAGCGTCCTGGAACCGTGTTTTTGTTTGCTGGAAAGAAGTGGCCAGTCTGGTAATCAAGGGTTACTCCAGCTGCGGGTTTCAAGCTTGGACACTACCATGTCTATATGTTACGGGTAGATATCTTCGGATATTTGCCATCAAGGCCGATGCACAGACCGAAGCAAACCCCGAGGCCTCGAAAAGTGATTTCCAGGAAGATGTGGTCTCGGATGTGCATAAGCATAAAAATTTGGAAGAAGCATCGCGGATCATCAATCGGATGTTTACGCTCTGCCTTCATGACAG GGCGCCAATTGAGGAGTCTCGTAAATGGGGAGTTTATAACACCGTCAATCTGTCTTTCAAGACATATTTTAAG CTTGGCACCGTGTCGTCTTGTAAGAGTTTGCTGCACGCGATGGATGCCTCGCAAGCCGATATGCCCCCGCTTACAGCATTCCCTAAATCCCATATTGTCACATTCAAATACTACCTTGGAGTAATATTTTTCTTAGAGGAAGCTTACAAAGAG GCGGAGGAACATCTGACGTATGCCTGGAACCTATGCCACAAAGATGCTGTGAAGAATAAAGA GTTTATCCTTACCTATCTCATACCATGTCACCTCGTTACAACCCACACTCTACCCTCGAAGCGCCTTCTAGCACCCTTTCCTCGCCTAGAAGCATTATTCCGTCCACTCTGTGAGTGCATTCGAAAGGGAGACCTTCCGGGTTTCGACGCTGCCATCGCAGCTGGTGGCGACGCATTTACCAAACGGATGATTTATCTCCCACTAGAAAGAGGGCGTGATATAGCGGTGCGCAACTTGTTCAGAAAAGTGTTCATTGCCGGTGGTTTTGACCCGCCTACGCCTGGTATGCCACCAATTAGGAGAACGCGTGTGCCTGTCATAGAATTTGTGGCAGCCATACGACTGAGGACACACTCTGTGGGAAGCCTATCGAAAGATGATGCGAAGGAAAGCGAAGGGGAAGAGAAACTTACGCCGAACAAGCTAAGGGCAGAAATCGATCAGGTCGAATGTTATTTGTCGAATCTAATATACAAG AACCTGATGAAAGGATACATAGCTCGAGACCGTGGTATTATTGTTCTCAGCAAGGGAGGTATTGCTTTCCCAGGAACAGGTGTATGA